In one Parageobacillus genomosp. 1 genomic region, the following are encoded:
- a CDS encoding NfeD family protein, whose protein sequence is MFGYPLETVYLAVLVVSGSLTLLYIFFSDVIDGVFELPDHPLFSPQLVLSFFTVGSASGFLLERYTELSAWLIAAMSGGIALIIVLLLHFFVFIPLRSAETSLNYSDTDLEGALAKVIVTVPRDGFGEILLPRKSGAISKAAKSMNNEEIASGTEVIIVKMENGVAVVAKHDPYDISSLHKGGYME, encoded by the coding sequence GTGTTCGGCTATCCGTTGGAAACGGTGTATCTCGCTGTCTTGGTTGTGAGCGGGAGCTTGACGCTTTTGTATATTTTCTTCAGCGATGTGATCGATGGCGTTTTCGAGCTACCCGACCATCCGTTGTTTAGCCCGCAGCTCGTTTTATCATTTTTCACAGTTGGCAGCGCATCCGGTTTTTTGTTAGAAAGATATACGGAGCTATCTGCTTGGTTGATTGCGGCCATGAGCGGGGGAATTGCACTCATTATTGTATTGCTTTTGCATTTTTTCGTTTTTATTCCGCTTCGGTCGGCAGAGACATCGCTAAACTATTCCGATACGGACTTAGAAGGTGCGCTTGCTAAAGTAATCGTCACCGTTCCGCGCGATGGATTTGGCGAAATTTTATTGCCGCGTAAAAGCGGCGCGATTTCGAAAGCAGCCAAAAGCATGAACAACGAGGAAATTGCCTCCGGAACGGAAGTGATCATTGTGAAAATGGAAAACGGCGTCGCCGTGGTGGCGAAGCACGATCCATATGATATTTCATCATTACATAAAGGGGGATATATGGAATGA
- a CDS encoding ABC transporter permease, protein MRSNHKWGKVYLAVVFVILYMPIVYLIYYSFNSGGTMHDFEGVTLDWYKEVLHDTRLWIIVLNTITIALLSSAISTILGVMGALAIYYVKSQQMKQVLLTLNNVLIVSPDVIIGASFLILFTIVGIQLGFTSVLLSHIAFSVPIVVLMVLPKLQEMSPTLIDAARDLGANQWDVLTKVVLPYITPGIFAGFFMALTYSLDDFAVTFFVTGNGFSTLSVEIYSRARQGISLSINALSALLFLLTIALVIGYYFISQKSAVSGMGGRRR, encoded by the coding sequence ATGCGAAGCAATCACAAATGGGGAAAAGTATATTTAGCAGTGGTATTTGTCATTTTGTACATGCCGATTGTGTATTTAATTTACTATTCCTTTAACAGCGGCGGTACGATGCATGATTTTGAAGGCGTGACGCTAGATTGGTATAAAGAAGTTCTCCATGATACACGGCTATGGATTATTGTGCTGAATACGATCACCATCGCCCTTTTGTCATCGGCGATTTCCACGATTCTTGGCGTAATGGGGGCATTGGCAATTTATTACGTAAAAAGCCAGCAAATGAAGCAAGTATTATTGACGTTAAACAACGTGCTGATTGTCAGTCCCGATGTCATCATCGGTGCCTCGTTTTTAATTTTGTTTACGATTGTCGGCATTCAGCTTGGGTTTACCTCTGTCTTATTATCCCACATCGCGTTTAGCGTGCCGATTGTTGTACTCATGGTGCTGCCGAAACTGCAAGAAATGAGTCCGACGTTGATCGATGCGGCGCGCGATTTAGGGGCGAATCAATGGGATGTACTGACGAAAGTCGTCCTGCCGTATATTACTCCCGGGATTTTTGCCGGCTTTTTTATGGCGTTGACGTATTCGCTCGATGATTTTGCCGTCACTTTTTTTGTGACGGGAAACGGTTTTTCTACGCTGTCAGTAGAAATTTACTCGCGGGCGCGCCAAGGTATTTCGCTGTCGATTAACGCGCTGTCGGCGCTGTTGTTTTTACTGACGATTGCGCTTGTTATTGGCTATTACTTCATCAGCCAAAAAAGCGCTGTATCCGGAATGGGGGGACGGCGTAGATGA
- a CDS encoding PepSY domain-containing protein, with protein MRQAHLWIGLITSIFLLMEAVTGLLLAEPWLIGQQERGAHREFLSPNSLAPEHFDNFQEGRQMREAVGQALSLAGIIRGLHEGRLGSFNVKWAIDIAAVAIILLTLSGIYLSLRLLVAQRHRKRKRSLPVATE; from the coding sequence ATGAGGCAAGCGCATTTATGGATAGGATTAATTACGTCTATTTTCTTGTTAATGGAGGCGGTGACAGGGCTTTTGCTGGCAGAGCCGTGGCTGATTGGCCAGCAAGAAAGGGGAGCACATCGCGAATTCCTTTCCCCGAATTCATTGGCGCCAGAGCATTTCGACAATTTTCAAGAGGGCAGGCAGATGCGGGAAGCGGTCGGGCAAGCATTGTCGCTTGCTGGTATCATCCGCGGGCTGCATGAGGGAAGACTGGGCTCCTTCAACGTTAAATGGGCGATTGATATCGCCGCTGTGGCAATTATTTTATTAACGCTATCAGGAATTTATTTGTCGCTTCGATTGCTTGTGGCACAGCGCCATCGCAAAAGAAAACGGTCATTGCCTGTCGCTACGGAATAA
- a CDS encoding P1 family peptidase, which yields MRKKIRELGIEIGSMETGKHNQITDVPGVKVGHVTLKKELDEKTVIRTGVTAILPHGDNIFLKKVPASCFVLNGFGKTAGLVQVEELGVIESPIMLTNTFSVGTVWQGTLEYLMEQNPEIGDTTSSVNIVVGECNDSYLNTVHFPAIEKEHAKLAIERAVFHVEEGAVGAGTGTMCFGYKGGIGSSSRIICGGNYSVGALVLSNFGKREELRIAQYRKPSFDETEIPAGSIMIIVATNAPLSARQLKRLAKRAAFGLARTGSHIHHGSGDIIIAFSNGYTIHHFSESSYYQLPPLIRDDDPLMNELFQAAIESTEEAILNSLTMAETTTGRNGRIGEGIPYDIFKKGYK from the coding sequence ATGAGAAAAAAGATTCGGGAATTAGGTATCGAAATTGGATCGATGGAAACGGGAAAACACAATCAAATTACTGATGTTCCCGGAGTTAAGGTAGGACATGTAACATTAAAGAAAGAATTGGATGAAAAGACGGTCATTCGAACAGGAGTTACAGCTATTCTTCCTCATGGGGATAATATTTTTTTAAAAAAGGTGCCTGCTTCGTGTTTTGTTTTAAATGGATTTGGGAAAACAGCGGGATTAGTTCAAGTGGAAGAGCTAGGGGTTATAGAATCACCGATTATGCTTACGAATACGTTCAGTGTGGGCACAGTCTGGCAAGGGACATTGGAATATTTAATGGAACAAAATCCAGAAATAGGAGATACGACTAGTTCAGTGAATATCGTAGTAGGTGAATGCAATGACAGCTATCTAAACACGGTTCATTTTCCTGCCATCGAAAAAGAACATGCAAAACTAGCGATAGAGCGGGCTGTTTTTCATGTCGAAGAAGGTGCGGTAGGCGCAGGCACTGGTACGATGTGTTTCGGCTATAAAGGGGGAATTGGCAGTTCTTCGCGAATCATCTGTGGAGGGAATTACAGCGTTGGAGCATTGGTTCTCAGCAATTTTGGCAAAAGGGAAGAGTTGCGCATTGCACAATATCGAAAACCCTCATTTGATGAAACAGAAATTCCGGCTGGTTCTATTATGATTATTGTTGCGACAAATGCACCTTTGAGTGCTCGTCAGTTGAAGCGGCTGGCAAAACGGGCAGCCTTCGGGCTTGCTCGGACGGGAAGCCATATTCACCATGGAAGCGGAGATATCATCATCGCGTTTTCGAACGGATACACTATCCATCACTTTTCCGAGTCATCTTATTATCAGCTTCCGCCGCTCATCCGCGATGATGATCCATTGATGAATGAGCTGTTTCAAGCAGCCATCGAGTCAACGGAAGAAGCTATCTTAAATTCATTGACAATGGCAGAAACGACAACCGGGCGGAACGGGCGAATTGGCGAAGGCATTCCTTATGATATTTTCAAAAAAGGATATAAATAA
- the cas6 gene encoding CRISPR-associated endoribonuclease Cas6 codes for MRLTITMSGRDHTITLPLHYQQQLQGLLYRSLQNPTFAHFLHEIGFHKEKRSFKLFTFSRLFGSHQLDQKRKTITFYDEFHWHIGTVLPELTQELREYLLLCSDVQLGGQAVEVKRIDVDNREIKGREIEIEMLSPLTVYSTYETVDRRKRTQFFGPGDEVFAHLIELNFRHKFEAYYGVPPQERLFIEPIHVTKKHKVVTVFKGFYITAWLGRYRLHSSTGNLTFLYRVGIGGRNSQGFGMFRLLSER; via the coding sequence ATGCGATTGACGATTACAATGAGTGGACGTGATCATACGATTACACTTCCACTACATTATCAACAACAACTGCAAGGGTTATTGTATCGTTCTTTGCAAAATCCAACATTCGCTCATTTTTTGCATGAAATCGGATTCCATAAGGAGAAGCGGTCGTTTAAGCTCTTTACGTTTAGCCGCCTTTTCGGTTCCCATCAATTAGATCAAAAGCGTAAAACGATCACGTTTTACGATGAGTTTCATTGGCATATCGGCACCGTATTGCCGGAATTGACGCAAGAGCTTAGGGAATATTTATTACTCTGTTCGGATGTGCAACTTGGTGGGCAGGCGGTAGAGGTGAAACGAATTGATGTGGACAACCGTGAAATCAAAGGGAGAGAGATTGAAATAGAGATGTTGTCGCCTTTAACCGTTTACAGCACGTATGAAACAGTGGATAGAAGAAAAAGAACACAGTTTTTTGGCCCTGGTGATGAGGTATTTGCTCATTTAATCGAATTGAATTTTCGCCATAAATTCGAAGCATATTATGGGGTACCGCCACAAGAGCGGTTGTTTATTGAGCCGATTCATGTGACAAAAAAGCATAAAGTTGTCACTGTTTTTAAGGGATTTTACATTACGGCTTGGCTTGGACGTTACCGACTCCATTCGTCTACAGGCAACTTAACCTTTTTGTATCGCGTCGGTATTGGCGGACGAAACTCCCAAGGTTTTGGCATGTTTCGCCTTCTTTCTGAACGCTAA
- a CDS encoding ABC transporter permease codes for MKTNVRNVYLLPYVVWIVLFVIAPILLIVYYSFFDIEGKWTFSNYKTFFTPIYLKMAASSVWYALLVTFFSLLIAYPAAYALTKTKHKQLWLLLLILPTWVNLLLKVYAFLGIFGTYGLANAILAALGIGAKQILFTDFSFVFVSVYIFIPFMLLPIFNALEELNPSLLDAARDLGASAWTTFRRVVFPLTLDGVKAGCQAVFIPSLSLFMITRLIAGNRVITLGTAIEEHFLVTQNWGMGSTIAVFLIIAMAVVVAVTGNRKRG; via the coding sequence ATGAAAACTAATGTGCGCAACGTTTATTTATTGCCGTATGTTGTTTGGATTGTGCTGTTTGTCATCGCGCCGATTCTGTTGATCGTGTATTACTCCTTTTTTGATATTGAAGGAAAGTGGACGTTTTCCAATTATAAAACGTTTTTTACGCCGATTTATTTAAAAATGGCGGCGAGTTCCGTTTGGTACGCGTTGTTGGTGACGTTCTTTTCCTTGTTGATTGCTTATCCGGCCGCGTACGCGCTGACAAAAACGAAGCATAAACAGCTTTGGCTGCTTCTTCTGATTTTGCCGACATGGGTGAACTTATTATTAAAAGTCTATGCGTTTCTCGGTATTTTCGGCACGTACGGATTGGCAAATGCCATATTGGCGGCGCTCGGCATTGGCGCTAAGCAAATTTTGTTTACCGATTTTAGCTTTGTGTTCGTATCGGTGTATATTTTTATTCCGTTTATGCTCTTGCCGATTTTTAATGCGCTTGAGGAATTGAACCCATCTTTGCTCGATGCGGCGCGCGACTTAGGCGCTTCGGCATGGACGACGTTTCGCCGCGTTGTGTTTCCGCTGACGCTCGATGGAGTTAAAGCAGGGTGTCAGGCGGTGTTTATCCCGTCGTTGTCCTTGTTTATGATCACAAGGCTTATTGCCGGAAACCGCGTGATTACGCTTGGCACGGCGATTGAAGAACATTTTCTTGTCACGCAAAATTGGGGTATGGGCTCGACGATTGCCGTGTTTTTGATTATCGCCATGGCAGTCGTTGTCGCTGTGACAGGAAACCGGAAGCGAGGATGA
- a CDS encoding PspA/IM30 family protein, translated as MGLFHRVKTIILAEMHELVDQWEDPATMTKQYLRELEEHIHQGQQALAQQLLAEQRYETLIAQTKAIVEKRSRQATLALERNEEAMAKLALREKLLYEKKLSTYEQQYETVKEKTAYMVEQLKQLQEKHEELSAKQLELIARANAANALKQIDATLASFRPDHALRGFARMEERVLALEAEAAAARHFLASKHSFPFSLEEEVENELAKWKEAQTKNV; from the coding sequence ATGGGGCTTTTTCACCGCGTGAAAACCATCATACTTGCCGAGATGCACGAACTGGTTGACCAATGGGAGGATCCGGCCACCATGACGAAACAATACTTGCGCGAGCTCGAGGAACATATTCATCAAGGCCAGCAAGCGCTCGCCCAGCAACTGCTCGCCGAGCAACGCTATGAAACGTTGATCGCGCAGACAAAAGCGATCGTTGAAAAAAGATCCCGCCAAGCAACGCTCGCGCTCGAACGGAACGAAGAAGCAATGGCGAAGCTCGCGCTGCGGGAAAAACTATTGTATGAGAAAAAATTATCCACCTATGAGCAACAATACGAAACGGTGAAAGAAAAAACCGCATACATGGTGGAACAATTAAAACAGCTGCAAGAAAAACACGAAGAGCTTTCGGCAAAACAATTGGAATTGATCGCACGCGCCAACGCCGCTAACGCGCTGAAACAAATCGATGCCACCCTCGCATCATTTCGTCCCGATCATGCGCTGCGCGGGTTCGCGCGCATGGAAGAGCGCGTCCTCGCGTTAGAAGCGGAAGCAGCCGCCGCCCGCCACTTCTTGGCTTCTAAACACTCCTTTCCTTTCTCTTTGGAAGAAGAGGTAGAAAACGAACTGGCCAAATGGAAAGAAGCGCAAACGAAAAACGTGTAA
- a CDS encoding response regulator transcription factor, which yields MKILLAEDDLYLGELIVHLLKKKGVDHIDWVQEGEEAYDYALATFYDVLVLDWMLPNGDGVEICKRLRKNGYTGAILMLTAKDAVQDRVEGLEAGADDYLVKPFEIDELMARLKALARRTFVPLQEDIVHFHGFVLNRTSHTLYHGKEEILLTPREFQVLDLLLQNRGHVVPRETILDRVWGWDADVSMKTIDATIKLLRKKLKGEVIQTVRGVGYKIDK from the coding sequence ATGAAAATTCTTCTTGCCGAAGATGATTTATACCTAGGGGAATTAATCGTTCACCTGCTAAAGAAAAAAGGTGTCGACCACATCGACTGGGTGCAGGAAGGAGAAGAGGCATACGATTACGCGCTCGCTACGTTTTATGACGTATTGGTGCTGGACTGGATGCTGCCAAACGGGGATGGGGTGGAAATTTGCAAGCGGCTGCGGAAAAATGGCTACACCGGCGCCATTCTGATGCTGACGGCAAAAGATGCGGTGCAAGACCGCGTCGAAGGCTTAGAAGCTGGCGCCGATGATTATCTCGTCAAACCGTTTGAAATCGACGAACTGATGGCCCGCCTCAAAGCGCTGGCGCGGCGCACGTTCGTGCCGCTTCAGGAAGACATCGTGCACTTCCATGGCTTCGTGTTGAATCGAACGAGCCATACCCTTTACCACGGCAAAGAGGAAATATTATTAACCCCGCGTGAATTTCAAGTATTGGATCTCCTTTTGCAAAACAGAGGCCATGTCGTGCCGCGTGAAACGATCCTCGACCGCGTATGGGGATGGGATGCAGACGTCTCGATGAAAACGATTGACGCCACCATTAAACTATTACGAAAAAAACTAAAAGGCGAGGTCATTCAAACGGTGCGCGGGGTGGGATATAAAATTGATAAATAA
- a CDS encoding PotD/PotF family extracellular solute-binding protein: MKKLTIFFVAVFGAALLLYYASLALNRSEGYAGGNTLTVYNWGDYIDPALIKKFEKQTGLKVIYQTFDSNEAMMAKIAQGGATFDVAVPSEYAVSKMKEDGLLIPLDHSKLPNLKYINPRFLNLSFDPGNRYSVPYFWGTVGIVYNPSMLGGKKITSWNDLWDPDLRNQILLVDGAREVIGMGLNSLHYSLNDTNKEHLQEAKEKLDRLVPNVKAIVGDEIKMLLANEEAAIGVVWSGDAAEIIAENDKLDYVVPKEGSNLWFDNMVIPKTAKNIEGAHAFINFMLDPKNAAQNAEYVGYSTPNEKALDYMPKEITEDKRFYPDFDSIGNLEVYENLGKRMLAYYNELFLQFKMHRK; this comes from the coding sequence ATGAAAAAACTGACCATCTTTTTTGTCGCTGTATTTGGCGCCGCGCTTTTGCTTTATTATGCTTCGCTTGCATTGAATCGGTCGGAAGGCTATGCGGGCGGGAATACGCTGACCGTTTATAACTGGGGCGACTATATTGATCCGGCACTGATTAAAAAATTTGAAAAACAAACCGGTCTCAAAGTAATTTACCAAACGTTTGATTCCAATGAAGCAATGATGGCGAAAATCGCTCAAGGCGGCGCGACGTTTGATGTCGCCGTGCCGTCGGAATATGCGGTCAGCAAAATGAAAGAGGACGGTCTGCTTATTCCGCTCGATCATTCCAAGTTGCCAAACTTGAAATATATCAACCCGCGTTTTTTGAACTTGTCTTTCGATCCTGGAAACCGCTATTCCGTTCCGTATTTTTGGGGAACGGTCGGCATCGTCTATAATCCGAGCATGCTTGGCGGCAAAAAAATCACGAGTTGGAATGATTTGTGGGATCCAGATTTGCGCAATCAAATTTTATTAGTAGATGGAGCGCGTGAAGTCATCGGCATGGGGCTTAACAGCCTGCATTATTCGCTGAATGATACAAACAAAGAGCATCTCCAAGAAGCAAAAGAAAAATTGGACCGCCTTGTGCCGAATGTCAAAGCGATTGTCGGTGATGAAATTAAAATGCTTTTGGCCAATGAAGAGGCGGCCATTGGCGTCGTCTGGTCGGGGGACGCGGCGGAAATCATCGCGGAAAATGATAAGCTTGATTACGTCGTGCCGAAGGAAGGCTCGAATTTATGGTTTGACAATATGGTCATTCCAAAAACGGCAAAAAATATTGAAGGAGCGCACGCGTTCATTAACTTTATGCTCGATCCGAAAAACGCGGCGCAAAATGCCGAGTATGTCGGCTATTCGACACCGAATGAAAAAGCGCTGGATTATATGCCGAAGGAGATCACCGAAGATAAACGGTTTTATCCGGATTTTGACTCGATCGGAAATTTGGAAGTGTATGAGAATTTAGGGAAACGGATGCTGGCGTATTACAATGAGCTGTTTTTGCAGTTTAAAATGCATCGGAAATAA
- a CDS encoding sensor histidine kinase — translation MFLALFIAIAAFLFYLVATNDQERRITSLADQEKKAVEQFLRKQSDFDVFDVFDKESIIFLSEDQFFFYLVDMNGQLIAGDEVNKYMRPFLLKALQESRVNEHAPTYVTVDMPEQMPAFARLHSHELRLLTAARPVVLHGEVIGILYVGMDVTSFFSVFRWLLAVLIGLAVLFIGVAVALSYFMSKRALIPVQEAYDRQRQFVADASHELRTPLSVIFSSVEALAMEEEVTKNELAHKLLTRLREELKRMTKLINDLLTLARADAKHASLQLVKETFDFRPYAERTLQLLSELAAKKQIQMHLHAPEAVVITADADKLTQLLYILLDNAIKYTPEHGEVTLSLRLEPWKQQKRLTISVKDTGIGIPPEAIGRIFDRFYRVDKARSRQQGGHGLGLSIAKWIVDAHGGTIDVQSEVGKGSEFIVKIPC, via the coding sequence ATGTTTCTCGCCTTATTCATCGCAATTGCCGCTTTTCTTTTTTATCTAGTTGCCACCAATGATCAAGAACGGCGGATCACCAGCCTGGCCGATCAAGAAAAAAAAGCAGTGGAACAATTCCTGCGGAAACAAAGTGATTTCGACGTTTTTGACGTTTTTGATAAAGAAAGCATCATTTTCTTAAGTGAAGATCAATTCTTTTTTTATCTCGTCGATATGAATGGACAGCTTATTGCCGGAGATGAGGTCAACAAATACATGAGGCCGTTTTTGTTAAAAGCCTTGCAAGAATCAAGGGTGAATGAACATGCCCCAACCTATGTAACGGTGGATATGCCTGAACAGATGCCCGCGTTTGCCCGCCTTCATTCCCATGAATTGCGGCTGTTGACCGCCGCCCGTCCCGTTGTTCTGCATGGAGAGGTCATTGGCATCTTGTATGTCGGCATGGACGTCACCTCCTTTTTTAGCGTCTTTCGCTGGCTGTTGGCCGTATTGATCGGTCTGGCTGTTTTATTTATTGGCGTCGCCGTTGCATTAAGTTATTTTATGTCGAAGCGGGCACTCATCCCTGTCCAAGAAGCGTATGACCGCCAGCGGCAGTTTGTCGCCGACGCCTCCCACGAGCTGCGGACGCCGCTTAGCGTCATTTTCTCCTCTGTCGAAGCGCTCGCGATGGAAGAAGAAGTGACAAAAAACGAACTGGCACACAAGCTGTTGACGCGGCTTCGCGAAGAACTCAAACGGATGACAAAACTCATCAATGACTTATTGACGTTGGCGCGCGCCGATGCAAAACACGCCTCCTTGCAGTTGGTCAAAGAAACGTTTGATTTCCGCCCGTACGCCGAACGCACGCTTCAGCTATTATCCGAATTAGCGGCGAAAAAGCAAATCCAAATGCACCTTCACGCTCCGGAAGCGGTCGTTATTACCGCCGATGCCGACAAACTGACACAGCTTTTATATATATTGCTAGACAACGCGATCAAATACACTCCTGAACACGGCGAAGTCACTTTATCTCTTCGCTTGGAGCCTTGGAAGCAGCAGAAACGGCTGACGATTTCCGTAAAAGATACGGGAATCGGCATTCCTCCTGAAGCCATCGGCCGCATTTTTGACCGCTTCTACCGCGTCGACAAAGCGCGCTCGCGCCAACAAGGCGGCCATGGGCTCGGCCTGTCGATCGCCAAATGGATCGTCGATGCACACGGCGGCACGATTGACGTGCAAAGCGAAGTCGGCAAAGGAAGCGAGTTCATCGTCAAAATCCCGTGTTAA
- a CDS encoding ABC transporter ATP-binding protein, producing MGKDAIIRFERVTKLYDGQVVLDDISFDIERGKFYTLLGPSGCGKTTILRLIAGFIEPTEGTIYFHGKPVNHVPANKRQVNTVFQDYALFPHLNVFENVAFGLRIKKKKQTEIREKVMEALRFVNLEGYENRSVQEMSGGQRQRVAIARAIVNEPEVLLLDEPLSALDLKLRTEMQYELRELQRRLGITFIFVTHDQEEALAMSDQIFVLNKGKIQQSGTPKEIYDEPVNRFVADFIGESNILRGVMIEDFLVEFAGKRFTCVDKGFRPNEPVDVVIRPEDLEITTRGQGKLQVRVDSQLFRGVHYELCCYDEDGNEWLVHSTKKAEVGEEIGLYFDPEAIHVMRISEDDGGRSDEN from the coding sequence ATGGGAAAAGATGCGATCATCCGCTTTGAGCGGGTGACGAAATTATATGACGGGCAAGTCGTGTTAGATGATATCAGCTTTGATATCGAACGCGGAAAGTTCTATACGCTGCTTGGGCCGTCGGGATGCGGAAAAACGACGATCCTGCGTTTAATTGCGGGGTTTATCGAACCGACGGAGGGGACGATTTATTTTCATGGGAAACCGGTCAATCACGTTCCGGCCAATAAGCGGCAGGTCAATACGGTATTTCAAGATTACGCCTTGTTTCCGCACTTGAACGTATTTGAAAACGTGGCGTTCGGGTTGCGGATCAAAAAGAAAAAACAAACGGAGATTCGAGAAAAGGTGATGGAAGCGCTTCGGTTTGTCAATTTGGAAGGATACGAGAATCGAAGTGTGCAAGAAATGTCTGGCGGACAGCGGCAGCGGGTGGCGATTGCGCGCGCGATCGTCAACGAGCCGGAGGTGCTTCTGCTCGATGAGCCGTTGTCGGCGCTCGATTTGAAACTGCGCACAGAAATGCAGTATGAACTGCGTGAGCTGCAGCGCCGCTTAGGAATTACGTTCATTTTTGTCACGCACGATCAAGAAGAGGCATTGGCGATGTCCGATCAAATTTTTGTCCTGAACAAAGGGAAGATTCAGCAAAGCGGCACGCCGAAAGAAATTTATGATGAACCGGTCAACCGCTTTGTCGCTGATTTTATCGGGGAGTCCAACATTTTGCGCGGAGTCATGATCGAAGACTTTCTTGTCGAATTTGCCGGCAAGCGGTTTACGTGCGTGGATAAAGGATTTCGGCCGAATGAACCGGTCGATGTCGTCATCCGTCCGGAAGATTTGGAAATTACGACGCGCGGCCAAGGAAAGCTGCAAGTGCGCGTCGATTCGCAGTTGTTCCGCGGCGTACACTACGAGCTGTGCTGTTATGACGAGGATGGCAATGAGTGGCTTGTCCATTCGACGAAAAAAGCGGAAGTAGGGGAAGAAATCGGTCTCTACTTTGACCCGGAGGCGATTCACGTCATGCGCATCAGTGAAGATGATGGTGGGCGATCCGATGAAAACTAA
- a CDS encoding S1C family serine protease codes for MNMMPYEPQTVRSPKRGRFFSWLAASFAGAVLGSAITLYAAPMIGISSPSSSTGETKQSSTSTEALPLQPTKSVSTNMVNAIENVTDAVVGIVNIQKQEDFFSNRTEDQEAGTGSGVIFKKDGNTAYIVTNNHVIEGANKVEVSMADGKKVKAEIVGADPLTDLAVLKIDGSRVTKVASFGDSSKLRIGEPVAAIGNPLGLDLSRTVTEGIVSGKRTISVSTSAGEWELNVIQTDAAINPGNSGGALINSAGQVIGINSLKISETGVEGLGFAIPSEDVKPIVEQLMQYGKIKRPYLGVQLVDVADLSDEVRKEQLQLPDSVTAGAAVAAVEPFSPAADAGLHSKDVIVEIDGQKVDSVSALRKYLYTKTKIGEKVTVVFYRNGEKKTASITLRARGDSES; via the coding sequence ATGAATATGATGCCATACGAACCACAAACCGTTCGATCACCGAAAAGAGGCCGTTTCTTTTCTTGGCTCGCCGCTTCGTTTGCTGGGGCGGTGCTTGGCAGCGCGATCACGTTATACGCTGCGCCGATGATCGGCATTTCGTCTCCTTCGTCATCTACAGGAGAAACGAAACAGTCCAGCACTTCTACAGAGGCGCTCCCGCTGCAGCCGACAAAAAGCGTGTCAACTAATATGGTTAATGCGATTGAAAACGTCACGGATGCCGTTGTTGGCATTGTGAACATTCAAAAGCAGGAAGATTTCTTTTCGAATCGTACAGAAGACCAGGAAGCGGGAACTGGCTCGGGAGTCATTTTCAAAAAGGATGGAAATACCGCGTATATTGTTACGAACAACCATGTGATTGAAGGGGCGAACAAAGTAGAAGTATCGATGGCCGATGGAAAAAAGGTGAAAGCGGAGATTGTAGGCGCCGATCCGTTAACCGATTTAGCAGTATTAAAAATTGACGGCAGCCGCGTCACCAAAGTAGCAAGCTTCGGCGACTCGTCCAAGTTACGGATCGGGGAGCCAGTCGCGGCGATCGGCAATCCGCTTGGTCTCGATTTGTCGCGGACCGTGACGGAAGGAATTGTGAGCGGCAAACGAACGATTTCCGTGTCTACTTCTGCTGGCGAATGGGAGCTAAACGTGATTCAAACCGACGCTGCGATTAACCCGGGTAACAGCGGCGGCGCGTTGATTAATAGTGCTGGGCAAGTGATAGGAATTAACAGTTTAAAAATTTCTGAAACAGGAGTAGAAGGATTGGGATTTGCCATTCCGAGCGAAGATGTCAAGCCAATTGTGGAACAGCTGATGCAATACGGGAAAATAAAGCGTCCGTATCTTGGCGTGCAGCTTGTGGATGTCGCCGACCTTTCCGATGAGGTGCGAAAAGAACAGTTGCAATTGCCAGACAGTGTAACGGCAGGAGCGGCGGTGGCAGCGGTAGAACCGTTCTCTCCAGCTGCGGATGCGGGACTTCACTCGAAAGATGTCATCGTCGAAATTGATGGGCAAAAGGTAGACAGCGTCAGCGCGTTGCGAAAATATTTATATACAAAAACGAAAATTGGGGAGAAAGTGACGGTTGTCTTTTATCGCAACGGCGAAAAGAAAACGGCTTCCATTACATTGCGCGCGAGAGGAGACAGCGAATCATAA